A window of Paenibacillus sp. 19GGS1-52 contains these coding sequences:
- a CDS encoding sugar phosphate nucleotidyltransferase, translating to MQVVLLSGGSGKRLWPLSNEVRSKAFLKLLPKAGGGVESMIERVCRGLAEAELLASSCIVTHRSQVEITRKSVGGDIPVLAEPLKRGTFTAVALAASYLHSVRKIRPEEIVAVIPVDSYVEASFFKRLQRFPEVLAESGADLALLGATPQLPSTQFGYILPRGTSSSAEYLQVAQFSEKPDEARAEYLISQGGLWNCGVFSCSLQFLLTCLEDRGLTTVYQELLEHYNLLPERSFDREVLEKTESAVVIPYTGQWADIGSWDALTPFLPGEVTGLGTISADSEDTHLVNELSIPVHVIGAPGLIVAAGPDGILVAGKEQAKRIKEELEGQVMRPMIEEKRWGCSRILDCTRTAEGTEITTSKVALLSGRHTSYHLHPHTQEMWSVLSGSGEYIIEGMVHPATVGEMITVPAGARHLLRATTHLELIVVEIASSPGTSATEDIVRISDNWEG from the coding sequence TTGCAGGTTGTACTCTTGTCCGGTGGATCGGGCAAAAGGCTGTGGCCGTTGTCGAACGAGGTCAGATCTAAGGCTTTTCTGAAACTTCTACCCAAAGCGGGCGGTGGGGTGGAATCCATGATTGAGCGGGTATGCAGAGGGCTGGCGGAGGCGGAGTTGCTTGCTTCAAGCTGTATTGTGACCCATCGCAGCCAGGTCGAAATTACCCGGAAGTCTGTAGGTGGGGATATTCCGGTATTGGCCGAACCGCTGAAACGGGGAACGTTCACGGCTGTTGCTCTGGCGGCAAGTTATTTGCATTCCGTTCGGAAGATTCGGCCAGAGGAGATCGTAGCTGTGATTCCGGTGGATTCTTATGTTGAAGCCTCGTTCTTTAAACGGCTCCAGCGGTTTCCCGAGGTGCTGGCCGAATCAGGAGCAGACCTGGCGCTGCTTGGAGCCACGCCGCAACTTCCCTCCACACAATTCGGATATATACTACCCAGAGGTACCTCAAGTAGTGCTGAATATTTACAGGTTGCGCAGTTCTCCGAGAAGCCGGATGAAGCTAGGGCCGAATATCTCATCTCCCAAGGAGGGCTTTGGAACTGCGGGGTATTCTCCTGTTCCCTGCAGTTCTTGCTCACCTGTCTGGAAGACAGAGGTCTCACGACTGTGTATCAAGAGCTGTTGGAACACTATAATCTGCTGCCGGAGCGAAGCTTCGATCGTGAGGTGCTGGAGAAAACGGAAAGTGCCGTTGTCATTCCCTACACTGGGCAGTGGGCGGATATCGGCAGCTGGGATGCACTAACGCCTTTTTTGCCTGGGGAAGTGACGGGTTTAGGAACGATATCGGCGGATTCAGAGGACACACATCTGGTCAATGAGCTCTCAATCCCGGTGCATGTCATCGGTGCACCAGGCCTGATCGTGGCTGCGGGCCCCGACGGCATTCTGGTTGCTGGCAAAGAGCAGGCGAAACGGATTAAGGAGGAATTGGAAGGCCAGGTGATGCGGCCGATGATCGAAGAGAAGCGCTGGGGCTGCTCCCGCATACTGGATTGCACCCGTACAGCCGAAGGTACGGAGATTACGACCTCCAAAGTCGCGCTGCTGTCCGGAAGGCATACGAGCTACCACCTTCACCCACACACGCAAGAAATGTGGTCTGTGCTTTCCGGGAGTGGGGAATACATCATAGAAGGGATGGTTCATCCAGCTACCGTCGGAGAGATGATTACAGTACCTGCTGGGGCAAGACATCTCCTGCGGGCAACGACACACCTGGAATTAATTGTTGTAGAAATCGCCTCCTCTCCCGGCACTTCTGCCACGGAGGATATTGTGCGGATTTCAGACAACTGGGAGGGGTAG
- a CDS encoding DUF6492 family protein — translation MSLPTIDVLIPAIEKDLATLPYVIDAVRAQVKHPIGRILIVAPKQQRILDFCQTKGCTFINENSVLPLTKKDIHYRSRTWERSGWLFQQLLKLNGDKLCTADYFLVIDADTVLIAPHRFRAKGKTLFYSRNWSQPQYFVTYRKLMGRKVAAKSSFVTHYMLFERTKLARMKKEIEAKHHMPWYSAILHSMDRSKQFAFSEFETYGNYLYSTDRSGMAIRKALNKGLHMNAGQLSKAQRNKLAEKYRSLSFHKRKGYVRTPK, via the coding sequence ATGTCTTTGCCCACTATAGATGTGCTGATCCCGGCAATTGAGAAGGATTTGGCTACACTTCCCTATGTTATTGACGCTGTCCGAGCACAGGTTAAGCATCCAATCGGCCGTATTCTGATTGTCGCTCCCAAACAGCAGCGAATCCTGGATTTTTGTCAAACCAAGGGCTGCACATTTATTAATGAGAATTCGGTTCTGCCGCTGACCAAAAAAGATATCCACTACCGTTCCCGGACCTGGGAGCGTTCAGGCTGGCTGTTTCAACAATTGCTGAAGCTAAACGGCGACAAGCTGTGTACGGCTGACTATTTTCTCGTCATTGATGCCGATACAGTTCTAATTGCCCCGCACCGGTTCCGTGCGAAGGGGAAGACACTTTTTTACAGCCGCAATTGGAGCCAGCCCCAGTATTTCGTGACCTATAGAAAGCTGATGGGCCGTAAGGTGGCAGCGAAATCCTCTTTTGTCACCCACTATATGTTATTTGAGCGCACCAAGCTGGCCCGGATGAAAAAGGAAATTGAAGCAAAACATCATATGCCTTGGTATTCGGCGATCCTGCACAGCATGGACCGTTCGAAGCAATTTGCCTTCTCTGAATTTGAGACCTATGGCAATTACCTGTATTCCACTGACCGTAGCGGAATGGCAATCCGGAAGGCCCTCAATAAGGGGCTCCACATGAATGCAGGACAGCTCTCCAAGGCGCAGCGGAACAAGCTGGCGGAGAAGTACAGATCACTTTCTTTTCATAAACGCAAGGGTTACGTGAGAACGCCGAAGTAA
- a CDS encoding exosporium protein C, producing MAVSLLAAGTIVPSATAAGTLPITVPLTPLFVQLAAVSVLIPPGSPSNNRVELNATIGIAATLNIPQVLFRIFRDGILIFTSQQGLQNAAEQFYCVRLITADFNVPVGGHIYTLTVERLALNDPATVAGPITLSALAFGPVPN from the coding sequence ATGGCTGTATCATTACTGGCAGCAGGCACCATTGTACCTTCGGCTACAGCAGCAGGAACACTACCCATCACAGTACCTTTGACACCTCTATTCGTGCAATTGGCAGCAGTATCTGTATTAATACCTCCAGGAAGCCCGTCTAATAACCGGGTTGAGCTGAATGCAACCATCGGGATTGCGGCTACATTAAATATTCCGCAAGTTCTCTTCCGCATATTCCGTGACGGAATCCTTATCTTCACTTCCCAACAAGGGCTTCAAAATGCAGCCGAACAATTTTATTGCGTGCGCTTGATTACGGCTGACTTCAACGTTCCTGTGGGTGGTCACATTTATACTTTAACCGTAGAACGACTGGCACTTAACGATCCCGCAACTGTCGCCGGCCCTATTACCTTAAGTGCGCTGGCTTTTGGACCTGTTCCCAATTAA
- a CDS encoding exosporium protein C: MSTYNLLDYKASVPSNAKGGTAPVILPVSPGILLADLGIFIVPPVPAINRVELKGTLGLQGISGNPIVTLRIFRLDNNVAPGIQIFTKVLNVEAAALTEMFYTASFSTIDFNVPATTGFVVYRLTGEIAAAGNTANVVGPITFTGLAIGITP; encoded by the coding sequence ATGAGCACTTATAATTTACTTGATTACAAAGCAAGTGTACCCAGCAACGCAAAAGGCGGCACAGCTCCAGTGATACTTCCAGTGAGTCCAGGAATCCTACTGGCCGACCTTGGCATCTTCATCGTTCCACCCGTTCCTGCAATCAATCGTGTAGAGTTGAAAGGCACATTAGGCTTGCAAGGAATCAGCGGCAATCCTATCGTCACCTTGCGGATTTTCCGCTTGGATAACAATGTCGCTCCGGGGATTCAAATTTTCACCAAGGTCTTAAACGTGGAAGCTGCAGCGTTAACGGAAATGTTCTATACTGCCTCTTTCAGTACGATTGACTTCAACGTGCCCGCTACGACTGGCTTTGTCGTATACAGACTGACTGGTGAGATTGCGGCTGCAGGCAATACGGCTAATGTCGTCGGACCCATCACGTTTACCGGTTTAGCTATAGGTATTACGCCTTAG
- a CDS encoding UvrD-helicase domain-containing protein, protein MNKLLFHNIPPGATGEQIPKAKIASAQTSRELVQPEENDSAYFRRLEEGGILLNLPQITAVRHDKGPLLTLAGAGSGKTSVLICRTGYLLSVRGIHASQLLLLTFSSKAAAEMRERIALLPGVSADDAARLQARTFHSFFLYFLRRQGLQQEIFHETRRQHILLKQIMRELGLPKDAYPPETLLALLSSFKMNMGKLADLPEGTTAEQEMKAILTIYEQWKIDHFKIDFDDVLLIAYQMLRERPGLLQELQQRYQYVMVDEFQDTNALQYELVKMISHPQHNLMVVGDDDQTIYSFNGARSEFILEFEQLYPGARVITLDINYRSSPAIVGLGNGIIRHNKRRRSKTLQSAKLSGNQPQYMRPQTADEEAEQMVEHILGEVESGKREYSDFAMLYRASSSNRAILELLLLRDIPYIDYGASQLLYEHWLISPVVDHLRLSVNRRDFAAIENILPTLYMNREKGMEHIRRMETVQPKQGPMIHLLSMPGMEDFKGVKLRERLDLIRNLQEFTPVQAIRQIRSQFYDYFIEANGRSQATLHRETLKEMLDELEASAERFDSITAFLDFIANVTERNEHNRLPGASEQGNRIALMTIHKSKGLEFPVVFLIGASEGILPHSSALEGDRLKDRKKAGGSSGAINMGALEEERRLAYVAVTRAREELFISSPAQHRGKKAEVSRFMLSAFRSAAASEAPAYGSRPVTTRTLPASRTLAVRTHTVPVWKCTGKTCPGWTRVKAGGAEDHLSVKPCPLCSSSMEKDSRVVPV, encoded by the coding sequence TTGAACAAACTGTTATTTCATAATATCCCTCCGGGCGCGACCGGAGAACAAATACCCAAAGCAAAGATAGCCTCCGCCCAGACCAGTAGAGAACTGGTTCAGCCGGAGGAGAACGATTCGGCATATTTCCGCAGGCTGGAGGAGGGTGGAATTCTGCTGAACCTCCCGCAAATTACCGCCGTAAGGCACGATAAGGGACCGCTGCTGACACTAGCCGGGGCTGGCTCTGGCAAAACGTCGGTTCTGATCTGCCGAACCGGTTATTTGCTGTCTGTACGCGGCATCCATGCTAGCCAACTGCTGCTGCTGACTTTCTCCAGCAAGGCCGCGGCAGAAATGCGTGAACGCATAGCCTTGCTGCCTGGGGTGAGCGCAGACGACGCTGCCCGGCTGCAGGCTCGCACGTTCCACTCTTTTTTCCTGTATTTCCTGCGCAGACAGGGCTTGCAGCAGGAGATTTTCCACGAGACGCGCCGCCAGCATATTTTGCTGAAGCAGATTATGCGTGAGCTGGGTCTGCCTAAGGACGCTTATCCACCGGAAACCCTCTTGGCACTGCTCTCCTCCTTCAAGATGAATATGGGCAAGCTTGCGGATTTGCCGGAAGGCACAACGGCTGAGCAAGAGATGAAAGCCATTCTGACAATCTATGAACAATGGAAAATAGATCATTTCAAGATCGACTTCGATGATGTTCTCTTAATCGCCTACCAGATGTTGCGGGAGCGGCCAGGGTTATTGCAGGAATTGCAGCAGCGCTATCAGTACGTCATGGTCGATGAATTTCAGGATACGAACGCCCTGCAATACGAGCTGGTCAAGATGATCTCGCATCCGCAGCATAATCTGATGGTCGTCGGAGACGATGATCAGACCATCTATTCCTTCAACGGCGCACGCAGCGAGTTTATTCTGGAGTTTGAGCAGCTTTATCCGGGGGCAAGAGTGATTACGCTGGATATCAATTACCGCTCCAGTCCCGCTATTGTTGGGCTGGGCAACGGAATTATCCGGCATAACAAGCGGCGGCGTTCCAAAACCCTGCAATCAGCCAAGCTTAGCGGCAATCAGCCTCAATACATGCGTCCGCAAACTGCAGACGAAGAGGCCGAGCAAATGGTCGAGCATATTCTGGGCGAAGTAGAGAGCGGTAAACGAGAGTATAGTGATTTCGCTATGCTGTACCGGGCATCAAGCAGTAACCGGGCTATTCTGGAACTGCTGCTCCTGCGCGATATTCCTTATATCGATTATGGTGCAAGCCAATTATTGTACGAGCACTGGCTGATTTCGCCGGTGGTGGACCATTTGCGGCTTTCGGTGAACCGGCGTGACTTTGCCGCAATCGAGAATATCTTGCCAACCTTATATATGAACCGTGAAAAAGGCATGGAGCACATCCGCCGGATGGAGACTGTACAGCCGAAGCAAGGACCCATGATCCATCTGTTATCAATGCCTGGTATGGAGGATTTCAAAGGCGTCAAGCTCAGAGAAAGGCTCGATCTCATCCGGAACCTGCAAGAATTCACACCCGTGCAAGCCATCCGGCAGATCCGTTCCCAATTCTACGATTATTTCATCGAGGCCAATGGGCGCTCTCAGGCGACACTACACAGAGAGACTCTAAAAGAAATGCTGGACGAGCTGGAAGCCTCGGCGGAGCGCTTCGACAGCATAACCGCATTCCTTGATTTCATTGCCAATGTTACGGAGCGAAATGAACATAACCGCCTACCTGGAGCAAGCGAGCAGGGTAACCGGATTGCGCTGATGACGATTCATAAGTCTAAGGGGCTAGAGTTTCCGGTTGTCTTCCTGATTGGAGCCTCTGAGGGTATTCTTCCGCATAGCTCTGCACTGGAAGGCGATCGTTTGAAGGATCGGAAGAAAGCGGGTGGAAGCAGCGGAGCAATCAATATGGGGGCACTGGAGGAAGAACGCAGACTTGCATATGTAGCCGTTACGAGGGCTCGGGAGGAGCTATTTATCAGCTCCCCTGCACAGCATCGAGGCAAAAAAGCCGAAGTCTCCCGCTTTATGCTATCGGCTTTCCGTTCTGCTGCTGCATCCGAAGCACCTGCTTACGGAAGTAGACCTGTAACAACAAGAACATTGCCAGCCAGCAGAACCTTAGCGGTAAGAACCCATACGGTTCCTGTATGGAAATGTACCGGTAAGACCTGCCCGGGCTGGACGCGTGTGAAAGCAGGTGGGGCTGAGGATCATTTATCCGTAAAGCCCTGCCCGCTCTGCAGCTCTTCTATGGAGAAGGACAGCCGAGTCGTCCCGGTATAA
- a CDS encoding 50S ribosomal protein L25 codes for MSKLIQLNERVAGTKSEMKLARKEGRIPAVLYGVGKDTLTLEVNEKEMLTMLKKNPRAILEGKVSDAKVMPIIVQHIEKDTFTGKLVHIDFQYVNMSVSMDSNVTLHFSGEPVGLKSGGVQQVEIYEVQVRCMPDVLPTSMEVDISGLEVGEQLLVSDLVFVDGIEVLTDPTTVIIQIKLVQEEVEEEVAAAPVAEVVTPA; via the coding sequence ATGAGTAAATTAATCCAATTAAATGAACGTGTCGCTGGAACAAAGTCCGAAATGAAACTAGCTAGAAAAGAAGGACGTATTCCGGCTGTATTATATGGTGTAGGTAAAGATACGCTTACTTTGGAAGTTAATGAAAAAGAAATGCTTACTATGCTGAAAAAGAATCCACGTGCGATTCTAGAGGGCAAGGTATCTGATGCTAAAGTGATGCCGATCATTGTTCAGCATATTGAAAAAGATACTTTCACAGGTAAATTAGTGCATATCGACTTTCAATATGTGAACATGTCCGTTAGCATGGACAGTAATGTTACTCTTCATTTCTCTGGAGAACCAGTTGGTTTGAAATCAGGTGGAGTTCAACAGGTAGAAATTTATGAAGTACAAGTTCGTTGTATGCCTGATGTACTGCCAACTTCGATGGAAGTTGACATTAGTGGTCTTGAAGTCGGCGAACAACTGCTCGTTTCCGATCTTGTTTTCGTAGACGGCATTGAAGTATTGACTGATCCTACTACAGTTATCATTCAGATCAAACTGGTACAAGAAGAAGTTGAAGAAGAAGTAGCAGCAGCACCAGTAGCAGAAGTAGTAACACCGGCCTAA
- a CDS encoding DUF1861 family protein, with translation MTTNLLKPATCEQLLDTFFANLRVTTVKKLTFSGVGNRDVYNITAPFQYNGEEVLLGRVEERNSEFSQVFFFTCEDEVWSPRIHTHTYNLQDPCMTIIKDELIVGGVEVITDVDVPDKIVSWVTQFYRGFDIDSLNHFSSGPGTMKDIRLIELGDGRVGVFTRPQGERGGRGQIGFTIIPSLEELNEQTFIEAEVLQDQFVSEEWGGANEAHLLSNGHIGVLGHIACLDHSAKKHYYSMVFSLNPETFETTPIKIIATRSDFPIGPGKRPDLNDVVFSGGLIRSGNGRAVLSVGVSDAEAYQIEIPDPFCEYEA, from the coding sequence ATGACAACGAATCTACTGAAGCCCGCAACCTGTGAGCAGCTTTTGGATACATTTTTTGCGAACCTGCGTGTAACGACGGTGAAGAAGTTAACCTTCTCCGGGGTTGGAAATCGGGATGTATATAATATAACAGCTCCGTTTCAATATAACGGGGAGGAAGTGCTGCTGGGAAGAGTAGAGGAACGAAATAGTGAGTTCTCCCAAGTCTTCTTTTTCACCTGTGAGGATGAAGTTTGGAGTCCACGTATACATACACATACATACAACCTGCAGGATCCATGCATGACCATCATTAAGGATGAATTAATTGTAGGTGGAGTCGAAGTCATTACGGATGTCGATGTTCCTGATAAGATTGTTTCATGGGTCACTCAATTCTATCGTGGATTTGATATAGATTCGTTAAATCATTTTTCCTCCGGTCCTGGTACGATGAAAGATATTCGCCTAATCGAGCTTGGGGATGGCCGAGTAGGGGTATTTACAAGACCGCAAGGTGAACGGGGTGGAAGAGGGCAGATCGGATTTACGATTATTCCTTCGCTGGAAGAATTAAATGAGCAGACCTTTATTGAAGCAGAGGTGCTGCAAGATCAATTTGTGTCAGAAGAGTGGGGAGGGGCGAACGAAGCCCATTTATTGAGCAATGGCCATATAGGCGTTCTGGGCCATATAGCCTGTCTTGATCATAGTGCAAAAAAACATTATTATTCCATGGTTTTTTCGCTGAATCCTGAAACCTTCGAGACTACGCCGATTAAGATTATTGCTACAAGAAGTGACTTTCCCATCGGTCCCGGCAAACGGCCAGACCTGAACGATGTTGTTTTTAGCGGTGGACTGATACGGTCTGGTAATGGCCGGGCAGTACTTTCTGTGGGAGTTAGTGATGCGGAGGCTTACCAAATTGAGATCCCCGACCCTTTTTGCGAATATGAAGCTTGA
- a CDS encoding helix-turn-helix transcriptional regulator: MPVIKSKLNEVMLNHDPKLSIRKLAKDVNYHFDSVRRMYKNEMVQYPRDLLLKLCLYFDVQPGELIRVEADEDSDCTIEESNDRQEDGNDNESTEARNL, translated from the coding sequence ATGCCAGTAATAAAGAGTAAACTGAATGAGGTCATGTTGAATCATGATCCAAAACTATCCATAAGAAAGCTTGCAAAAGATGTTAATTATCACTTCGATTCCGTGCGTCGGATGTATAAAAATGAGATGGTACAGTACCCCCGTGATTTGCTGCTGAAGCTTTGTTTATATTTTGATGTTCAGCCAGGGGAACTCATTAGAGTCGAGGCGGATGAAGATAGTGATTGTACAATAGAGGAATCGAATGATCGTCAGGAGGACGGAAATGACAACGAATCTACTGAAGCCCGCAACCTGTGA
- a CDS encoding glycosyltransferase family 4 protein: MDNINRNRNIVFLGTSLPRECGIATFTQDLLDQFAQIKGFNKPRIIAINNNNASYQYGEQVLREIDQENQSDYTETAHYLNSSNVDLLVIQHEFGIYGGESGEYLIPFVEKLRIPYIAIFHTVLTKPSVKQRFIINRVAELAVKVVTMAQSTVKDLTSIYGIDTQKIAFIHHGVPYVQSESRAKLKEQYGFADRKILSTFGFLSPGKGIEYGIEAMRGVVSQHPEALYIIWGKTHPVVKLETGEVYRQKLLDLVEECDLQHNVLFVDKLLTQEEVIHSLVMSDIYMTPYLGKDQAVSGTLAYGVGYGRVIISTPYRYAEEMLAEGRGLLAQFHDSISLEACILQLLNNPDMVKEMEARTLELGKTMMWSEIAKTYAALFQEKIAISELANRSVI; the protein is encoded by the coding sequence ATGGATAACATAAATCGCAATCGAAATATCGTTTTTTTGGGCACGAGTCTGCCAAGAGAATGTGGCATTGCAACGTTCACACAAGATTTATTAGATCAATTTGCACAGATTAAGGGCTTCAACAAACCTCGTATTATTGCTATTAATAACAATAATGCTTCTTACCAATATGGGGAACAGGTCCTTAGAGAGATTGACCAGGAAAATCAGTCAGATTATACAGAAACAGCCCATTATCTTAACTCTTCAAATGTTGATCTGCTTGTAATCCAGCATGAATTCGGTATTTATGGGGGCGAAAGCGGAGAATATTTAATTCCTTTCGTCGAGAAACTTCGGATTCCCTATATCGCCATTTTTCATACCGTGTTGACAAAACCATCTGTCAAACAACGCTTTATCATCAATCGGGTTGCGGAACTGGCTGTTAAAGTTGTAACGATGGCGCAGTCTACCGTCAAGGACTTGACCTCTATTTATGGAATTGACACCCAAAAAATTGCCTTTATTCATCATGGGGTGCCTTATGTCCAAAGCGAATCCAGAGCAAAACTCAAAGAACAATACGGCTTTGCAGACCGAAAAATATTGTCCACCTTTGGCTTTTTAAGTCCTGGCAAGGGAATTGAGTACGGCATAGAGGCTATGCGCGGAGTAGTTAGTCAGCATCCGGAGGCTCTTTACATCATTTGGGGAAAAACACATCCGGTAGTTAAACTAGAAACAGGCGAGGTATACAGACAAAAGCTGTTGGATCTCGTGGAAGAATGTGATCTACAACATAACGTTCTCTTCGTCGACAAGCTGTTGACGCAAGAAGAAGTCATTCATTCGCTTGTAATGTCAGATATCTATATGACTCCCTATTTAGGTAAAGATCAGGCCGTTAGTGGTACTTTGGCATATGGAGTAGGTTATGGACGAGTCATTATCTCCACTCCTTATCGATATGCCGAGGAAATGCTCGCCGAAGGTAGGGGATTGCTGGCACAATTTCATGATTCCATTTCCCTAGAAGCTTGTATCCTACAATTACTAAATAACCCTGATATGGTGAAGGAAATGGAAGCCCGTACGCTGGAACTGGGAAAAACGATGATGTGGAGCGAAATTGCCAAAACCTATGCTGCTCTGTTTCAGGAAAAAATCGCAATCTCCGAGTTAGCCAATAGGAGCGTGATTTAA
- a CDS encoding glycosyltransferase, with product METPTIQQFKSDYLYRITDDTGIFQHTKFGVADRSKGYTTDDNARALIAAVLLYSRTKDSAALDLIHTYISFIHHAQNTAGNFRNFMDYNRSFMEDSGSEDCQGRTLWALGFALSHADSLPDNLMNTCRYLINQALPHLEALVSPRAGAYALVGLSYLIETPDALSYAFPYHHNTNTAEEQAFLPKAFILSLIENIAVRLHESYSRNKGKGWNWFEDSLTYGNSMLPWALLKAFRISGNVQLKDTAKESLDFLASQTFSIEGYYKPIGSHGWLLRAGEAAPYDEQPIEACEMLLACQEAAIVLQDPAYLKQAQLCYQWYLGHNSLNISLIDPQTGACYDGIHSTGLNLNQGSESIISYSIAHLVMHHE from the coding sequence ATGGAAACCCCAACGATTCAACAGTTCAAATCTGATTACCTATACAGAATAACCGATGATACTGGGATTTTTCAGCATACGAAGTTTGGTGTTGCTGACCGTTCCAAGGGCTACACCACAGATGATAATGCGCGGGCTCTAATCGCAGCCGTTCTTTTATACAGTCGTACGAAAGATTCAGCGGCGCTGGACCTGATTCATACTTATATTTCTTTCATCCATCACGCGCAGAATACAGCTGGGAACTTCAGAAATTTCATGGATTATAACCGTTCCTTTATGGAGGATAGTGGCTCTGAGGATTGCCAAGGACGCACATTATGGGCGCTAGGCTTCGCCCTCTCGCATGCGGACTCCCTGCCTGATAATTTAATGAATACCTGTCGTTACTTGATCAACCAAGCCTTACCGCATCTTGAGGCGCTTGTCTCTCCTCGCGCTGGTGCCTATGCACTTGTAGGCCTAAGTTATTTAATAGAGACGCCTGATGCTTTAAGTTACGCTTTTCCATACCATCACAATACAAATACAGCGGAAGAACAAGCCTTCCTGCCCAAAGCATTTATCCTCAGCCTAATCGAGAATATTGCTGTCCGTCTACACGAATCCTACAGCCGCAACAAAGGGAAGGGTTGGAATTGGTTCGAAGACAGCCTTACGTACGGAAATTCGATGCTGCCTTGGGCTCTGTTAAAGGCCTTCCGCATTTCCGGCAACGTTCAATTGAAGGACACTGCCAAGGAAAGCTTGGACTTTCTAGCATCGCAGACCTTTTCTATAGAAGGATATTATAAGCCGATTGGCAGCCATGGCTGGTTGCTGAGAGCTGGAGAAGCTGCTCCATATGACGAACAGCCGATTGAAGCCTGCGAAATGCTGCTTGCTTGCCAAGAAGCCGCTATTGTTCTCCAAGACCCTGCTTACCTGAAGCAAGCTCAGTTATGCTACCAATGGTATTTAGGACATAACTCTTTGAATATTTCTCTGATTGATCCGCAAACCGGGGCTTGTTATGACGGCATCCATTCGACAGGATTGAACCTTAATCAAGGTTCGGAAAGTATCATTTCCTACTCTATTGCCCATTTGGTGATGCATCATGAATAG
- a CDS encoding mannose-1-phosphate guanylyltransferase, with translation MNRFATILAGGGGTRFWPLSRQETPKQLLNISGNDIMLNDTIERFKGIIPQENTVIVTNRSQAVLMESIMHSSVSRKNILIEPVARNTAASILFAALSIDKAHGDSLMVVLPSDHYITDEDQFRMTLDEACTVAMESDKIVTIGIKPTFPSTGYGYIAFDKEPLSTNPVAIYEVAEFVEKPSFKKAQGYLSSGNFLWNSGIFIWKTSVVIDNFKRYLPRLYKTMLPIRDCLGTEQEEEVLNQIYPTLQSISIDYGILERSDDVVVLSGQFGWNDIGSWDALGAIFPPDEAGNIIKANHVGIDTHNSIIYGNGRLITTFGVDGFIIADTEDALLICPKDKAQSVKEIVDLLKERGMTEYI, from the coding sequence ATGAATAGATTCGCTACCATCCTAGCTGGCGGGGGCGGAACACGCTTCTGGCCGCTGTCCAGACAAGAGACACCGAAGCAGCTGCTGAATATCAGCGGCAACGATATTATGTTAAATGATACGATCGAACGCTTCAAAGGGATTATTCCTCAGGAGAATACGGTTATCGTGACAAATCGTTCTCAGGCCGTATTAATGGAAAGTATCATGCATAGCAGTGTGTCCAGAAAAAACATACTGATCGAACCTGTGGCGCGAAACACGGCAGCAAGCATCCTTTTTGCGGCATTGTCCATTGATAAAGCACACGGTGACTCTTTAATGGTCGTCTTGCCTTCTGATCATTATATAACTGATGAAGATCAATTCCGGATGACGTTGGACGAAGCCTGCACGGTTGCCATGGAGTCAGACAAAATTGTAACGATCGGGATTAAGCCTACTTTCCCTTCTACAGGATACGGCTATATTGCCTTTGATAAAGAGCCACTTTCTACGAATCCTGTCGCCATCTATGAGGTTGCGGAATTTGTGGAGAAACCAAGCTTCAAGAAAGCGCAGGGTTATCTCTCATCAGGCAATTTTTTATGGAATAGCGGGATCTTCATTTGGAAAACATCTGTTGTGATCGATAATTTCAAGCGTTACCTGCCTCGTCTCTATAAGACTATGCTGCCAATCAGGGATTGTTTGGGTACCGAACAGGAAGAAGAAGTGCTTAACCAGATTTATCCGACGCTGCAAAGCATTTCAATTGATTATGGCATCCTGGAACGCTCTGATGATGTCGTTGTGCTGTCCGGTCAATTTGGCTGGAATGATATCGGCAGTTGGGATGCACTGGGGGCAATCTTCCCTCCGGATGAAGCAGGCAACATTATCAAAGCGAATCATGTGGGCATCGACACACACAATTCCATCATCTACGGCAACGGCCGGCTGATTACAACCTTTGGCGTTGATGGCTTTATTATTGCGGACACCGAGGATGCACTCTTAATCTGTCCCAAAGATAAGGCGCAGTCTGTGAAGGAGATCGTCGATTTGCTGAAGGAACGTGGAATGACCGAATATATTTAG